The Rhopalosiphum maidis isolate BTI-1 chromosome 1, ASM367621v3, whole genome shotgun sequence genome has a segment encoding these proteins:
- the LOC113548128 gene encoding SWI/SNF-related matrix-associated actin-dependent regulator of chromatin subfamily A-like protein 1, with protein MSSLTDEQRKMIEVNKKAAQAKLAAKLALRSIPQQAMSNNNQCTLSKTGVVVMPSPNGKSIRVNYNNSSQNSKSKPVHGTCEIISKERFTVHVTYHQQLIDTFKTILSRNYDPKTSEWSFLIKDHDQLMISIKPLEPHVKIEKLPNFVLKLFKTKEGVETHWSKTDISSIGDDMLDNLYPFQKLGVQFGISKKGRCIIADDMGLGKTIQAIGIVKYYSDNFPLLIVCPSSMRYTWEEEIRLRMPNVPVTGICVLSKTNEQFIDPAVVITSYDLMTKKKDMLLKFKFGIIVFDESHSLKSDKSARTKVAHSLAMQSKQCILLSGTPALSRPIELYSQIKAITRNNFLTPIEYGVRYCNGQETNYGWDFTGASNMKELKIVLETHYMIRRLKSEVLKQLPQKIRNVVVLKPENIKARSQNMDDLEVMMTNKSLKKMEVRGALLKYFNHTGEAKLPAICDYILNLLKEGKKFLVFAHHQKVINGICDVLENNETYYIRIDGKTSSEERKSVCDQFQSEDMYRVAVLSICAANSGITLTAAKLVIFAELYWNPGILTQAEDRAHRIGQAEAVTIQYLLAKGTADDHIWPLIQSKLNVLNKAGLSKDNFRDDSTTVINCSTKSIQMNILDFLNDNDAELDENDLKFLDEVEESQCKRPRKC; from the exons ATGTCAAGTTTAACTGACGAACAGCGTAAAATGATTGAAGTGAATAAAAAAGCTGCACAAGCAAAATTAGCAGCAAAATTGGCTCTTAGAAGTATACCTCAGCAAGctatgagtaataataatcaatgtaCATTATCAAAAACTGGAGTAGTCGTAATGCCATCACCTAATGGAAAATCTATccgtgtaaattataataatagttcacAGAATTCTAAATCTAAACCTGTTCATGGTACTTGTGAAATTATATCTAAAGAACGGTTTACTGTACATGTTACCTATCATCAACAATTAAtcgatacatttaaaacaatattgagtAGAAATTATG aTCCAAAAACATCAGAATGGTCATTTCTTATAAAAGACCATGATCAACTTATGATAAGTATAAAACCTCTTGAGCCTCATgtcaaaatagaaaaattacctAACTTTGTTTTAAAA ttGTTTAAAACTAAAGAAGGTGTTGAAACACATTGGTCAAAAACTGACATAAGTAGTATTGGTGATGATATGCTTGATAATCTTTATCCGTTTCAAAAGCTTGGAGTCCA gttTGGAATATCCAAAAAAGGTCGATGTATTATTGCAGATGATATGGGCTTAGGAAAGACCATACAAGCTATaggaattgtaaaatattactcaGATAATTTTCCTTTACTCATTGTTTGTCCTTCAAGTATGag gtacacgTGGGAAGAGGAAATCCGTTTAAGAATGCCAAATGTTCCTGTAACTGGGATTTGTGTATTATCCAAGACTAATGAACAATTTATTGATCCAGCTGTTGTTATTACTTCGTACGATTTGATgaccaaaaaaaaagatatgcttttaaaatttaaatttgggattattgtattt gACGAAAGCCATAGTTTAAAAAGTGATAAATCAGCCCGAACAAAAGTAGCACATTCTTTAGCAATGCAAAGTAAGCAGTGTATATTGTTAAGTGGTACTCCTGCTTTGTCAAGACCAATTGAACTTTATAGTCAGATTAAAGCAATAACGCGAAATAATTTTCTGACTCC AATCGAGTATGGTGTCCGTTACTGCAATGGACAAGAAACAAATTATGGTTGGGACTTTACAGGCGCTAGTAATATGAAAgagttaaaaattgttctagAAACACATTATATGATTCGACGTTTAAAAAGTGAAGTATTAAAGCAGTTACCAcaaaaaattag gaatGTAGTAGTCTTAAAACCAGAAAATATCAAAGCTCGGAGTCAAAACATGGATGATTTAGAAGTCATGATGACAAATAAATCCCTTAAGAAAATGGAAGTTCGTGgtgctttattaaaatattttaatcatactgGAGAAGCAAAGTTACCTGCTATTTG TGATTATATTCTGAATTTGCTTAAAGaaggaaaaaaatttttagtatttgctcatcatcaaaaagttattaatggtATATGTGATGTCCTAGAAAACAATGAAACTTA TTATATTCGAATTGATGGTAAAACATCATCAGAAGAAAGAAAAAGCGTGTGCGACCAATTCCAAAGTGAAGATATGTATAGAGTAGCTGTTCTTTCAATTTGTGCAGCTAATTCTGGTATTACATTAACTGCAGCAAAGCTTGTTATATTTGCTGAACTTTACTGGAATCCCGGG attttaacacAAGCTGAAGATCGTGCTCATCGTATTGGCCAAGCAGAAGCAGTGACTATACAATATCTTTTGGCAAAAGGTACGGCAGATGATCATATTTGGCCATTGATTCAGtccaaattaaatgttttaaataaagccGGTCTcagtaaagataattttagagATGACAGTACTACAGttatt aattgttcAACTAAATCAATTCAAATGAACATTCTTGATTTCTTAAATGACAATGATGCTGAACTAGATGAAaatgatttgaaatttttggatGAAGTTGAAGAATCTCAATGCAAACGTCCACgcaaatgttaa